A window of the Streptomyces sp. NBC_01351 genome harbors these coding sequences:
- a CDS encoding DUF2304 domain-containing protein has protein sequence MTSITGLLVLGYILELLRRQQLREKYAAIWLAIGLVVAPLGFVPALLDPVARGLGIASGVSLVLFVGFVLVLLVSLHLSWETSRLEAETRTLAEDVALIRAHLVQQGGYPNTSPRTEDSGSGATEAQVNP, from the coding sequence TTGACCTCCATCACGGGTCTCCTGGTGCTGGGGTACATCCTCGAACTGCTGCGCCGTCAGCAACTGCGGGAGAAGTACGCCGCGATATGGCTCGCCATCGGGCTCGTGGTCGCACCGCTCGGGTTCGTGCCCGCTCTGCTGGACCCGGTCGCCAGGGGCCTCGGCATCGCCTCGGGCGTGAGCCTGGTGCTGTTCGTCGGCTTCGTGCTGGTCCTGCTGGTCAGCCTGCACCTGAGCTGGGAGACCAGCCGGCTGGAGGCGGAGACCCGCACCCTCGCGGAGGACGTGGCGCTGATCCGCGCGCACCTCGTCCAGCAGGGCGGTTACCCCAACACGTCGCCGCGCACGGAGGACTCCGGCTCCGGCGCCACCGAGGCACAGGTGAACCCGTGA
- the tuf gene encoding elongation factor Tu, whose amino-acid sequence MAKAKFERTKPHVNIGTIGHIDHGKTTLTAAITKVLHDKYPDLNAASAFDQIDKAPEERQRGITISIAHVEYQTEARHYAHVDCPGHADYIKNMITGAAQMDGAILVVAATDGPMPQTKEHVLLARQVGVPYIVVALNKADMVDDEEILELVELEVRELLSEYEFPGDDLPVVRVSALKALEGDKEWGDKLLGLMDAVDEAIPTPPRDTEMPFLMPVEDVFTITGRGTVVTGRIERGVLKVNETVDIIGIKEQKTTTTVTGIEMFRKLLDEGQAGENVGLLLRGIKREDVERGQVIIKPGSVTPHTEFEAQAYILSKDEGGRHTPFFNNYRPQFYFRTTDVTGVVTLPAGTEMVMPGDNTEMSVALIQPIAMEEGLKFAIREGGRTVGAGQVTKITK is encoded by the coding sequence GTGGCGAAGGCGAAGTTCGAGCGGACTAAGCCGCACGTCAACATCGGCACCATCGGTCACATTGACCACGGTAAGACGACCCTCACGGCCGCCATTACCAAGGTGCTGCACGACAAGTACCCGGACCTGAACGCGGCTTCGGCCTTCGATCAGATCGACAAGGCTCCTGAGGAGCGCCAGCGCGGTATCACCATCTCGATCGCGCACGTCGAGTACCAGACCGAGGCGCGTCACTACGCCCACGTCGACTGCCCGGGTCACGCGGACTACATCAAGAACATGATCACCGGTGCCGCGCAGATGGACGGCGCGATCCTCGTCGTCGCCGCCACCGACGGCCCGATGCCGCAGACCAAGGAGCACGTGCTCCTGGCCCGCCAGGTCGGCGTTCCGTACATCGTTGTCGCCCTGAACAAGGCCGACATGGTGGACGACGAGGAGATCCTGGAGCTCGTCGAGCTCGAGGTCCGTGAGCTGCTCTCCGAGTACGAGTTCCCGGGCGACGACCTTCCGGTCGTCCGCGTCTCCGCGCTGAAGGCGCTCGAGGGCGACAAGGAGTGGGGCGACAAGCTCCTCGGCCTGATGGACGCCGTCGACGAGGCGATCCCGACCCCGCCGCGTGACACCGAGATGCCGTTCCTCATGCCCGTCGAGGACGTCTTCACGATCACCGGTCGCGGTACGGTCGTCACCGGCCGTATCGAGCGTGGTGTCCTCAAGGTCAACGAGACCGTGGACATCATCGGTATCAAGGAGCAGAAGACCACCACCACGGTCACCGGCATCGAGATGTTCCGCAAGCTCCTCGACGAGGGCCAGGCGGGCGAGAACGTCGGTCTGCTCCTCCGTGGCATCAAGCGCGAGGACGTCGAGCGCGGCCAGGTCATCATCAAGCCCGGTTCGGTCACGCCGCACACCGAGTTCGAGGCCCAGGCCTACATCCTGTCGAAGGACGAGGGTGGCCGTCACACCCCGTTCTTCAACAACTACCGCCCGCAGTTCTACTTCCGTACCACGGACGTCACGGGTGTCGTCACCCTGCCGGCCGGCACGGAGATGGTCATGCCGGGCGACAACACCGAGATGTCGGTCGCGCTGATCCAGCCGATCGCCATGGAGGAGGGCCTGAAGTTCGCCATCCGTGAGGGTGGTCGTACCGTGGGCGCCGGCCAGGTCACCAAGATCACGAAGTAA
- a CDS encoding glycosyltransferase family 2 protein, whose product MNDGRRVLIILPAWNEEEGLPSVLREIQEQLPYVDTLVVDDGSADNTAEVARAAGSAVAQLPFNLGVGGAMRLGYRYAQQHGYDVAIQVDADGQHDPAYVPALLERLAVGDADLVIGARFAGDGDYQVRGPRKWAMSLLSVVLSRITRTKLTDTTSGFRACNRPLIEFFARWYPVEYLGDTIESMVGAARSGFTVRQIPVAMRERTTGRPSASPFRAMVYLTRAGLVLLLAMIRRMPEELKAFTPGSPSYTAYERRNAELLGRELTKA is encoded by the coding sequence GTGAACGACGGTCGTCGCGTTCTGATCATTCTTCCCGCCTGGAACGAGGAGGAGGGCCTGCCCTCCGTCCTGCGCGAGATCCAGGAGCAGCTGCCCTACGTCGACACCCTCGTGGTCGACGACGGCTCGGCGGACAACACCGCCGAGGTGGCCCGGGCGGCCGGCTCGGCCGTCGCCCAGCTGCCCTTCAACCTCGGCGTCGGCGGCGCGATGCGGCTCGGCTACCGCTATGCGCAGCAGCACGGCTACGACGTGGCGATCCAGGTCGACGCCGACGGCCAGCACGACCCGGCGTACGTGCCGGCGCTGCTGGAGCGGCTCGCCGTCGGCGACGCCGACCTGGTGATCGGCGCCCGGTTCGCCGGGGACGGCGACTACCAGGTGCGCGGCCCCCGCAAGTGGGCGATGTCGCTGCTGTCCGTGGTGCTGTCGCGCATCACCCGGACCAAGCTCACCGACACCACCTCGGGCTTCCGTGCCTGCAACCGGCCGCTCATAGAGTTCTTCGCCCGCTGGTACCCGGTGGAGTACCTCGGCGACACCATCGAGTCGATGGTGGGCGCGGCCCGCTCCGGCTTCACCGTCCGCCAGATCCCGGTGGCGATGCGGGAACGCACCACCGGCCGCCCGAGCGCCTCGCCGTTCCGGGCGATGGTCTACCTCACCCGGGCCGGCCTGGTGCTGCTGCTCGCGATGATCCGCCGGATGCCCGAGGAGCTCAAGGCGTTCACGCCCGGGTCCCCGTCGTACACCGCGTACGAGAGGCGCAACGCCGAGCTCCTCGGTCGTGAGCTGACCAAGGCCTAG
- a CDS encoding phage tail protein encodes MSLASSTKRASDALRNLKTQASGAAAPVKRVGDASRGASGQLKTLRTNAQGSTGQLKSLKTAADQAERAMSKAGQTGQRAGTQLGRFKTGADRAAQGQDRLNKSMRGNFLARLLELFMPLIEKIVEMAMRSKTMQAVIRTAFGAIRNVISAVIKAIGPIIRGAGNLIKSVWNSVKNAVMPIVRAIGSAVSSAFNGIKSVIGTVMNAVRSVISSVWNGIKGIIMPVVDWIRSAVPNAFNAVKDRMSSAWNGLKGIASGAFGAIVGAVKSPINSVIGLINSMISRINRIRVSVPGWVPFVGGKSFGVSLPNIPMLATGGVVMPRSGGVPAILAEAGEAEAVLPLSKLDRLLSRTAARARMTSAAPGSGEGSALHIEHYYAAQNTDPQRTADALMYLAKARG; translated from the coding sequence ATGTCTCTCGCGAGTTCCACCAAGCGCGCCTCGGACGCCCTGCGCAATCTCAAGACGCAGGCGTCCGGCGCCGCAGCCCCCGTCAAACGGGTCGGCGACGCCAGCCGCGGCGCTTCCGGCCAGCTCAAGACGCTCCGCACGAACGCCCAGGGCTCCACCGGCCAGCTCAAGAGCCTCAAGACCGCCGCCGACCAGGCCGAGCGGGCCATGTCCAAGGCCGGGCAGACCGGTCAGCGGGCCGGCACGCAGCTCGGCCGGTTCAAGACCGGCGCCGACCGGGCCGCCCAGGGCCAGGACAGGCTCAACAAGTCCATGCGGGGCAACTTCCTCGCCCGACTGCTCGAACTGTTCATGCCGCTCATCGAGAAGATCGTCGAAATGGCGATGCGCTCGAAGACCATGCAGGCCGTGATCCGGACCGCGTTCGGCGCCATCAGGAACGTGATCTCCGCGGTCATCAAGGCCATCGGCCCGATCATCCGCGGCGCCGGAAACCTGATCAAGTCGGTCTGGAACAGCGTCAAGAACGCCGTCATGCCGATCGTCAGGGCCATCGGCAGCGCCGTGTCGTCCGCGTTCAACGGCATCAAGTCGGTCATCGGCACCGTCATGAACGCCGTCCGCTCGGTCATCAGCAGCGTCTGGAACGGCATCAAGGGCATCATCATGCCGGTGGTCGACTGGATCAGGTCGGCCGTCCCCAACGCGTTCAACGCCGTCAAGGACCGGATGTCCAGCGCCTGGAACGGGCTCAAGGGCATCGCGTCCGGCGCCTTCGGCGCCATCGTCGGAGCGGTCAAGTCCCCGATCAACTCCGTCATCGGCCTGATCAACTCGATGATCAGCCGGATCAACCGGATCCGCGTCAGCGTCCCCGGCTGGGTCCCCTTCGTCGGCGGCAAGAGCTTCGGCGTCAGTCTGCCGAACATCCCCATGCTCGCCACCGGCGGTGTGGTCATGCCACGCAGCGGCGGTGTCCCGGCGATCCTCGCCGAGGCCGGCGAGGCCGAAGCCGTCCTGCCGCTGTCCAAGCTCGACCGTCTGCTGTCCCGTACGGCCGCCCGCGCCCGGATGACCTCCGCCGCCCCGGGCTCCGGTGAGGGTTCGGCCCTGCACATCGAGCACTACTACGCCGCGCAGAACACCGACCCGCAGCGCACGGCCGACGCGCTGATGTACCTGGCGAAGGCGCGCGGATGA
- the rpsG gene encoding 30S ribosomal protein S7, with product MPRKGPAPKRPVIIDPVYASPLVTSLINKILLNGKRSTAERIVYGAMEGLREKTGNDPVITLKRALENVKPSLEVKSRRVGGATYQVPVEVKPGRQSTLALRWLVGYSRARREKTMTERLMNELLDASNGLGAAVKKREDTHKMAESNKAFAHYRW from the coding sequence ATGCCTCGTAAGGGCCCCGCCCCGAAGCGCCCGGTCATCATCGACCCGGTCTACGCATCTCCTCTGGTGACCTCGCTCATCAACAAGATCCTCCTGAACGGCAAGCGCTCCACCGCCGAGCGCATCGTTTACGGCGCCATGGAAGGCCTCCGCGAGAAGACCGGCAACGACCCGGTCATCACGCTGAAGCGCGCGCTGGAGAACGTCAAGCCGTCCCTCGAGGTCAAGTCCCGCCGTGTCGGTGGCGCGACCTACCAGGTCCCCGTCGAGGTCAAGCCGGGTCGCCAGTCGACCCTGGCCCTCCGCTGGCTCGTGGGTTACTCCCGCGCCCGTCGTGAGAAGACCATGACCGAGCGCCTCATGAACGAGCTGCTCGACGCCTCCAACGGTCTTGGCGCTGCCGTCAAGAAGCGCGAGGACACGCACAAGATGGCCGAGTCCAACAAGGCCTTCGCGCACTACCGCTGGTAG
- the fusA gene encoding elongation factor G, with amino-acid sequence MATTSLDLAKVRNIGIMAHIDAGKTTTTERILFYTGVSYKIGEVHDGAATMDWMEQEQERGITITSAATTCHWPLEDVDHTINIIDTPGHVDFTVEVERSLRVLDGAVTVFDGVAGVEPQSETVWRQADRYGVPRICFVNKLDRTGAEFHRCVDMIKDRLGAVPIVMQLPIGAEMDFQGVVDLVTMKAFVWSAEATKGEMYDIVDIPATHTEAAEEWRGKLVETVAENDDEIMELFLEGNEPSVEQLHAAVRRIILGSGKGKGEPTITAVFCGTAFKNKGVQPLLDAVVRYLPSPLDIEAIEGHDVRDAEVVVKRKPSDEEPLAALAFKIMSDPHLGKLTFVRVYSGRLEAGTAVLNSVKGKKERIGKIYRMHANKREEIAAVGAGDIVAVMGLKQTTTGETLCDDKNPVILESMDFPAPVIQVAIEPKSKGDQEKLGVAIQRLAEEDPSFHVHSDEETGQTILGGMGELHLEVLVDRMKREFKVEANVGKPQVAYRETIRKGVERHDYTHKKQTGGTGQFAKVQIAIEPITETDGPAYEFVNKVTGGRIPKEYIPSVDAGAQEAMQFGILAGYEMTGVRVILLDGGYHEVDSSELAFKIAGSQAFKEAARKASPVLLEPMMAVEVTTPEDYMGDVIGDINSRRGQIQAMEERHGARVVKGLVPLSEMFGYVGDLRSKTSGRASYSMQFDSYAEVPRNVAEEIIAKAKGE; translated from the coding sequence ATGGCTACCACTTCGCTTGACCTGGCCAAGGTCCGCAACATCGGGATCATGGCCCACATCGACGCGGGCAAGACGACCACCACCGAGCGCATCCTGTTCTACACCGGTGTGTCTTACAAGATCGGTGAAGTCCACGACGGCGCTGCCACGATGGACTGGATGGAGCAGGAGCAGGAGCGTGGTATCACCATCACGTCTGCCGCGACGACCTGCCACTGGCCCCTCGAAGACGTTGACCACACGATCAACATCATCGACACCCCGGGTCACGTCGACTTCACCGTCGAGGTGGAGCGTTCGCTCCGCGTCCTCGACGGCGCCGTCACCGTCTTCGACGGTGTGGCCGGCGTAGAGCCGCAGTCCGAGACTGTCTGGCGTCAGGCGGACCGCTACGGCGTGCCGCGTATCTGCTTCGTCAACAAGCTCGACCGCACCGGCGCCGAGTTCCACCGCTGCGTCGACATGATCAAGGACCGCCTCGGTGCGGTTCCGATCGTCATGCAGCTCCCCATCGGCGCCGAGATGGACTTCCAGGGCGTTGTCGACCTGGTCACCATGAAGGCGTTCGTCTGGTCCGCCGAGGCGACCAAGGGCGAGATGTACGACATCGTCGACATCCCGGCCACGCACACCGAGGCTGCTGAAGAGTGGCGCGGCAAGCTGGTCGAGACCGTCGCCGAGAACGACGACGAGATCATGGAGCTGTTCCTGGAGGGCAACGAGCCCTCCGTCGAGCAGCTGCACGCCGCCGTCCGTCGCATCATCCTCGGCTCCGGCAAGGGCAAGGGCGAGCCCACGATCACCGCGGTGTTCTGTGGCACGGCGTTCAAGAACAAGGGCGTTCAGCCCCTGCTCGACGCCGTCGTCCGCTACCTGCCGTCGCCGCTGGACATCGAGGCCATCGAAGGCCACGACGTCCGCGACGCCGAGGTCGTCGTGAAGCGCAAGCCTTCCGACGAGGAGCCGCTCGCGGCGCTGGCGTTCAAGATCATGAGCGACCCGCACCTCGGCAAGCTCACCTTCGTCCGGGTTTACTCGGGCCGCCTGGAGGCCGGCACTGCGGTGCTGAACTCCGTCAAGGGCAAGAAGGAGCGCATCGGCAAGATCTACCGCATGCACGCCAACAAGCGTGAAGAGATCGCCGCGGTGGGCGCCGGTGACATCGTCGCCGTCATGGGCCTGAAGCAGACCACCACCGGTGAGACGCTGTGTGACGACAAGAACCCGGTCATCCTGGAGTCCATGGACTTCCCGGCCCCGGTCATTCAGGTCGCCATCGAGCCCAAGTCCAAGGGTGACCAGGAGAAGCTGGGTGTCGCCATCCAGCGTCTCGCGGAGGAGGACCCCTCCTTCCACGTTCACTCGGACGAGGAGACGGGCCAGACCATCCTCGGCGGTATGGGCGAGCTGCACCTCGAGGTGCTGGTCGACCGTATGAAGCGCGAGTTCAAGGTCGAGGCCAACGTCGGCAAGCCGCAGGTCGCGTACCGCGAGACGATCCGCAAGGGCGTCGAGCGTCACGACTACACCCACAAGAAGCAGACCGGTGGTACCGGTCAGTTCGCCAAGGTGCAGATCGCGATCGAGCCCATCACCGAGACCGACGGTCCGGCGTACGAGTTCGTGAACAAGGTCACCGGTGGCCGCATCCCGAAGGAGTACATCCCTTCGGTCGACGCGGGTGCGCAGGAAGCCATGCAGTTCGGCATCCTGGCGGGCTACGAGATGACCGGCGTCCGCGTCATTCTTCTCGACGGTGGCTACCACGAGGTCGACTCCTCCGAGCTCGCGTTCAAGATCGCCGGTTCGCAGGCCTTCAAGGAGGCCGCGCGCAAGGCTTCTCCCGTGCTCCTTGAGCCGATGATGGCCGTAGAGGTCACCACGCCCGAGGACTACATGGGTGACGTCATCGGCGACATCAACTCCCGCCGTGGCCAGATCCAGGCCATGGAGGAGCGTCACGGCGCTCGCGTCGTGAAGGGCCTCGTGCCGCTTTCGGAGATGTTCGGCTACGTCGGAGACCTCCGCAGCAAGACCTCGGGTCGCGCCAGCTACTCGATGCAGTTCGACTCCTACGCCGAGGTTCCCCGGAACGTCGCCGAGGAGATCATCGCGAAGGCCAAGGGCGAGTAA
- the rfbA gene encoding glucose-1-phosphate thymidylyltransferase RfbA has protein sequence MRGILLAGGTGSRLWPLTRAVSKQLLPVFDKPMIYYPLSTLVMAGISEILIITTPDDREQFERLLGDGSQFGLRLEYAVQERPEGIAQAFVLGADFIGDESVALILGDNIFHGSGLGTRLARHTGAKGGRVFAYPVADPTAYGVVEFDGQGQAISIEEKPVRPRSRYAVPGLYFYDNRVVEIARGLTPSARGELEITAVNDAYLQAGELNVTILDRGTAWLDTGTFVSMVQASEFVRVIEERQGLKIGCVEEAAWRAGLIDSAQLRALAEPLTKSGYGDYLLQLLDESLPAS, from the coding sequence ATGCGCGGAATCCTCCTGGCCGGCGGCACCGGATCGCGGCTCTGGCCGCTCACCCGGGCGGTCTCGAAGCAGCTGCTGCCCGTCTTCGACAAGCCGATGATCTACTACCCGCTCTCCACCCTGGTCATGGCCGGGATCAGCGAGATCCTGATCATCACCACCCCGGACGACCGCGAGCAGTTCGAGCGGCTCCTCGGCGACGGCTCGCAGTTCGGCCTGCGTCTGGAGTACGCCGTCCAGGAGCGTCCGGAAGGCATCGCCCAGGCGTTCGTCCTCGGTGCCGACTTCATCGGCGACGAGTCCGTCGCGCTGATCCTCGGCGACAACATCTTCCACGGCAGCGGCCTCGGCACCCGCCTCGCGCGGCACACCGGCGCCAAGGGCGGCCGGGTGTTCGCGTACCCGGTGGCGGACCCGACCGCGTACGGCGTCGTCGAGTTCGACGGGCAGGGCCAGGCCATCTCCATCGAGGAGAAGCCGGTCAGGCCCAGGTCCCGCTACGCGGTGCCGGGCCTGTACTTCTACGACAACCGCGTCGTCGAGATCGCCCGGGGCCTTACGCCCAGCGCCCGCGGCGAGCTGGAGATCACCGCCGTCAACGACGCCTACCTCCAGGCCGGCGAGCTGAACGTGACCATCCTCGACCGGGGTACCGCCTGGCTCGACACCGGCACCTTCGTCTCGATGGTGCAGGCCTCCGAGTTCGTCCGCGTGATCGAGGAGCGCCAGGGTCTCAAGATCGGCTGCGTCGAGGAGGCGGCCTGGCGGGCCGGCCTGATCGACTCCGCGCAGCTGCGCGCGCTGGCCGAGCCGCTGACGAAGAGCGGCTACGGCGACTACCTCCTGCAGCTGCTCGACGAGTCGCTCCCCGCGAGCTGA
- the rfbD gene encoding dTDP-4-dehydrorhamnose reductase, which yields MRADPGAGRWLVTGAAGMLGRDVLTVLGDAGIEAIGLGHPDLDVTDPAAVRAAVEGIAVVVNCAAWTDVDGAETAEAAATAVNGTGVRILAEACGDAGARLLHVSTDYVLPGDADHPYDEDAATGPVNAYGRSKLIGEHAVAELLPKDGYVVRTAWMYGEHGPNFVATMLKLAAQRDTLDVVDDQHGQPTWSYVLAGRLVELGLAALEGRAPGGVYHGTASGQTTWMGLAREAYRLSGLDPERIRPTSSAAFVRPAVRPAFSVLGHDRWAEAGLEPLADWREQLAAAIVRPAFADLLRSPSQG from the coding sequence ATGAGGGCCGACCCCGGCGCGGGGCGCTGGCTCGTCACCGGAGCCGCTGGAATGCTCGGCAGGGACGTCCTGACCGTGCTCGGCGATGCGGGCATCGAGGCCATCGGCCTCGGACATCCCGATCTCGACGTCACCGACCCCGCTGCCGTCCGCGCCGCCGTCGAGGGCATCGCCGTCGTGGTGAACTGCGCCGCCTGGACCGATGTGGACGGCGCCGAGACCGCCGAGGCGGCCGCCACCGCCGTCAACGGCACCGGCGTACGCATCCTCGCCGAGGCCTGCGGCGACGCCGGAGCGCGCCTGCTGCACGTCTCCACCGACTACGTGCTGCCCGGCGACGCCGATCACCCGTACGACGAGGACGCCGCGACCGGCCCGGTCAACGCCTACGGGCGCAGCAAGCTGATCGGCGAGCACGCCGTCGCGGAGCTGCTGCCGAAGGACGGCTACGTGGTCCGCACCGCGTGGATGTACGGCGAGCACGGCCCGAACTTCGTCGCCACGATGCTGAAGCTGGCCGCCCAGCGGGACACCCTCGACGTGGTCGACGACCAGCACGGGCAGCCCACCTGGTCCTACGTACTGGCCGGCCGCCTGGTCGAGCTCGGCCTGGCCGCCCTGGAGGGCCGCGCCCCCGGCGGGGTCTACCACGGCACCGCGAGCGGCCAGACCACCTGGATGGGGCTGGCGCGGGAGGCGTACCGGCTGAGCGGCCTCGATCCCGAGCGGATCCGGCCCACCAGCTCGGCGGCGTTCGTCCGCCCCGCGGTCCGTCCGGCGTTCAGTGTCCTTGGTCACGACCGCTGGGCGGAGGCCGGACTGGAGCCGCTGGCGGACTGGCGGGAGCAGCTCGCCGCGGCGATCGTCCGACCGGCCTTCGCTGACCTGCTGCGATCTCCTTCGCAGGGCTGA
- a CDS encoding phage tail tube protein — protein MAGNSSEIRVAGSGRLFVAAAGTALPTAFTGAPDTDWGANWKDLGYTTADGVTFSKKDKLEPVDSWQAVSPVHFTYSDRDLSLKFSLLQFNELTLPFFMGGGAVADEATPSNGIYRYDIADSPKADTRALGMEFTDTKASNGTVVTYRFYIPRGQVTASDDIKLARKSASTLGVTFTALHSGDDKPLASFIMKDSAYAAG, from the coding sequence ATGGCAGGAAACTCGTCCGAGATCCGCGTCGCCGGTAGCGGCCGCCTCTTCGTCGCCGCCGCCGGTACGGCCCTTCCGACCGCCTTCACCGGTGCTCCGGACACCGACTGGGGCGCCAACTGGAAGGACCTCGGCTACACCACCGCCGACGGCGTCACCTTCTCCAAGAAGGACAAGCTGGAGCCGGTCGACTCGTGGCAGGCCGTCAGCCCGGTCCACTTCACGTACTCCGACCGGGACCTGTCCCTGAAGTTCTCGCTGCTCCAGTTCAACGAGCTGACGCTGCCGTTCTTCATGGGCGGTGGCGCGGTGGCCGACGAGGCGACCCCGTCCAACGGCATCTACCGCTACGACATCGCCGACTCCCCGAAGGCGGACACCCGCGCCCTCGGCATGGAGTTCACCGACACCAAGGCGAGCAACGGCACCGTCGTGACCTACCGCTTCTACATCCCGCGCGGCCAGGTCACCGCCTCCGACGACATCAAGCTGGCCCGCAAGTCGGCCTCCACGCTGGGCGTCACCTTCACCGCCCTGCACTCGGGCGACGACAAGCCGCTGGCCAGCTTCATCATGAAGGACAGCGCGTACGCCGCCGGCTGA
- a CDS encoding WhiB family transcriptional regulator, with translation MPLAPSPVHPTAGSTPASTAASPVASAAVPVAASTAARVDAPTAVPVAASPAVPWPWQDSAACAGLPPAVVFTKRAKVAAPALRACAVCPVRRECEQAVAPAQSWFDGVCGGRLWRNGRPAALASSSGSPRV, from the coding sequence ATGCCCCTTGCCCCGTCCCCAGTCCACCCGACCGCCGGATCCACGCCCGCGTCGACCGCCGCGTCGCCCGTCGCGTCCGCCGCAGTGCCCGTTGCCGCGTCCACCGCCGCGCGGGTCGACGCGCCCACCGCCGTGCCGGTCGCCGCCTCGCCCGCCGTGCCCTGGCCGTGGCAGGACTCCGCCGCCTGCGCCGGCCTCCCGCCCGCCGTCGTCTTCACCAAGCGGGCCAAGGTCGCGGCCCCCGCCCTGCGCGCCTGCGCCGTCTGCCCCGTCCGGCGCGAGTGCGAGCAGGCCGTCGCACCGGCCCAGAGCTGGTTCGACGGGGTCTGCGGCGGCCGCCTGTGGCGCAACGGCCGGCCCGCCGCCCTCGCCTCGTCCTCCGGGAGCCCCCGTGTCTGA
- the rpsL gene encoding 30S ribosomal protein S12 produces the protein MPTIQQLVRKGRQDKVEKTKTPALEASPQRRGVCTRVFTTTPKKPNSALRKVARVRLTSGIEVTAYIPGEGHNLQEHSIVLVRGGRVKDLPGVRYKIIRGALDTQAVKNRKQARSRYGAKKEK, from the coding sequence GTGCCTACGATCCAGCAGCTGGTCCGTAAGGGCCGGCAGGACAAGGTCGAGAAGACAAAGACCCCCGCGCTTGAGGCTTCGCCCCAGCGTCGCGGCGTCTGCACGCGTGTGTTCACGACCACCCCGAAGAAGCCGAACTCGGCGCTGCGCAAGGTCGCGCGTGTGCGTCTGACCTCTGGCATCGAGGTCACCGCTTACATTCCGGGTGAGGGACACAACCTGCAGGAGCACTCGATCGTGCTCGTGCGTGGTGGCCGTGTGAAGGACCTGCCGGGTGTTCGTTACAAGATCATCCGCGGTGCGCTTGACACCCAGGCTGTCAAGAACCGCAAGCAGGCCCGCAGCCGCTACGGCGCCAAGAAGGAGAAGTAA
- a CDS encoding helix-turn-helix transcriptional regulator, translated as MSTLELDAFAAWVETLMRQRGYDIDSPRGGGKSRIADEAGVHRAAVTRLLQRQSMPDLETMRRIAPLLGVSVRDMLIRSGRVAPEELPLTSQDLPPGGRRPTIEDFAQWLGVPEARREVFVKVVSQFLEPDAAPGEVPAEAPADVPAAAEARRRARD; from the coding sequence ATGAGCACTCTCGAACTGGACGCGTTCGCGGCCTGGGTGGAAACCCTGATGCGGCAGCGCGGGTACGACATCGACAGCCCGCGAGGCGGCGGCAAGTCGAGGATCGCGGACGAGGCCGGGGTGCACCGTGCCGCCGTCACCCGGCTGCTCCAGCGCCAGAGCATGCCCGACCTGGAGACCATGCGCCGGATCGCCCCGCTGCTCGGAGTCTCGGTGCGCGACATGCTGATCCGCTCCGGCCGGGTGGCCCCCGAGGAACTCCCGCTGACCTCGCAGGACCTGCCCCCCGGCGGCCGCCGGCCCACCATCGAGGACTTCGCCCAGTGGCTCGGCGTCCCCGAGGCCCGCCGCGAGGTCTTCGTCAAGGTGGTCAGCCAGTTCCTGGAGCCCGACGCGGCCCCGGGCGAGGTTCCCGCCGAGGCCCCCGCCGACGTACCGGCCGCCGCCGAGGCCCGCCGCCGGGCCCGGGACTGA